The genomic DNA CCTGGGGGACCAGGTGCGTCGCCTGCGCGAATGGGCGGAGGAGACCGAAAGCGGCGACCGCGACTCCCTCGAGGACCCCGTCGCCGACCGCGCCTGGCGGCAGGTCTCCGTCACCGGATCCCAGTGCCTGGGGGGCACCTGTCCGATGGTGGAGTCCTGCTTCGCCGAGCGCAGTCGGGAGATCGCGCGCGAGGTCGACATCGTGGTGACCAACCACGCCCTTCTGGCCATCGACGCCTTCGACTCACACGGCATCATCCCGGACCACGACGTCGTGGTCTTCGACGAGGCGCACGACCTCACCGGACGCGTCACCGGCGCCGTCACCGAGGTCCTCACCCCGGGGATGCTGCGCGGGACCGTGCGCGAGCTGCGCAGCCTGGGGGTCGCGGCGATCGCCCTGGACGACGCCTCCGAAGAGCTGCGCGAGTCCCTCGAGCTCGCGCCGGACGGCCGAGTGCTCGGCGACCTGCCCGAGCGCCTCGCCGATGCCATCGGGCAGCTGCGCGTACAGGCGCGAACCGCCCACTCCGACGCGAAGGACGCCGGCGAGGACGGCTCCGCGGCCACCGCCGGCACCCGCAAGACGGTCCGGGCTAACCTGCAGGAGATCATCGACGTCTGCGAACGGCTCACGGCGCCGGGGGAGGACGACGTGGTCTCCGTCTCGCACTCGCAGGCCACCGGGCGCTCCAGCATCCAGGTGGCCCCGCTCAGCGTCGCCGCGGCGATGCGCGGTGCGATCCTCGAGGACCGCACCGCCGTGCTCACCTCGGCGACTCTCGCCCTCGGGGGCCATTTCGAACCCGCGGCGGGCGAGGTGGGGCTGGCCCGGGCCGATCGGACGGGCGAGGACCAGGTGCCGCCGGGAGACGATGCCGGCGCCTGGGCCGGTCTCGACGTGGGCAGCCCCTTCGCCTACCCCCGCCAGGGGATTCTCTACATGGCCCGCCATCTCCCGCAGCCCGGCCGGGACGGGCCCTCGCCGGCGATGCTCGACCATCTCACCGATCTCGTGGAGGCCTCCCGCGGTGGCGCGCTGTGCCTGTTCTCCTCGCGGCGCGGGGCGGAGCTCGCCGCCGAGCACGTGCGGGCGCGTCTCGACCTCACGATCGAGGTCCAGGGCGAGGACTCGATGGCGAACCTGGTGCGGAAGTTCCGCGATGACGAGGATGCCTCCCTGTTCGGAACCCTCACGCTGTGGCAGGGGGTGGACGTCTCGGGTCGCTCCCTGCGCCTGGTCACCATCGACCGGATCCCGTTCCCGCGGCCCGATGACCCGCTGACCTCCGCCCGCCAGGAGCGGATCGGCCGTCGCGGCGGCAACGGCTTCATGGCGGTCTCCGCGCAGCACGCCGCCCTGCTGCTGGCGCAGGGGGCGGGCCGCCTGATCCGCACCGACGAGGACCGTGGCATGGTCGCCGTGCTCGACCCGCGCCTGGCCACCGCCCGGTACGGGGGCTTCCTGCGGGAGGCGATGCCGCCTCTGTGGCCGACGGCGGATCCCGAGGTCGCCCTCGGTGCCCTGCGCCGCCTCGCCGAGGCGTGAGGCGCACGTGCCCGAGGAACTGAGCGCGGGACCCGGCGGCGCGGTGACGCGTCAGACCGCGCGCAGCACCGCGACGACCTTGCCGAGGATCTCGGCGTGGTCGCCCAGGATGGGCGCGAAGGCGGGGTTGTGGGGCATGAGCCACACGTGGTCATCGCGCTGGACGAAGGTCTTCACCGTGGCCTCCCCGTCGATCATGGCCGCGACGATCTCGCCCTTCTCGGCCGCCTGCTGACTGCGCACCACGACCCAGTCGCCGTCGCAGATGGCCGCGTCGATCATCGAGTCGCCGACGACCTGCAGCAGGAAGAGGTTCCCGTCGCCGACCAGACGCGAGGGGAGGGTGAAGACGTCCTCGACCTGCTCCTCGGCGGTGATCGGCACCCCGGCCGCGATGCGGCCGACCACGGGCACGGTGACGGATTCGGGGGCGATGTCGGGCACCGGCACGGGCGCGGGGGCGCCGTCGTCCTCGGGCATCACGACCTCCATGGCCCGCGGACGCTTCGGATCCCGGCGCAGGAAGCCCTTGCGCTCGAGCGCCTGGAGCTGGTGCGAGACCGAGGACGAGGAGGTCAGCCCCACCGCGTCACCGATCTCCCGCATCGTGGGCGGGTACCCGTGATCGGCGATCGCATCGTTGATGGTCTCGAGGACGAGGCGCTGGCGACGGGTGAGTCCCGCGGTGGCGGGATCGGCCGGGGCGTCGCCCCGCGACCGGATCGGCTGGGGGGTGCTCGGCGTCATCGTGCGGGCCTCCTGGCTTCGTCTGTCGGACCCTCGCGGTTCCGTTGTCCTGTCGCCCAGCCTAGGGCGGCGCGCACCCGATGCCAAACAGGTGTTCGAGATTCCTCTTGCGTGTCGCGCCGCCCTCCGGCTACAGTCGCACAAAGATTCGATCGAACAGGAGTTCGGACATGCCTACGGAAACCGCCCCGGTCCTTCCTTTCCCGCAGCACCACGACCAGCGCGATGCGCAGCCGTCTCGAGCGGATGTTCGACTCGAGCCCACCCGGCGGGGCCGCGCCCTGCTGACTCTGGTCGCATTCCTGCTCGGTCTGCTCGTCGCCGGCACGCTGCTGCTGGTGCTCGACGTGCCCACCGCGCTCGCGGGTTCCGAACCGGAGCATCCCGTGACCGTGACGGTCGAGGCGGGCGACACCCTGTGGGGCTATGCCGAGCAGTTCGCCCCCGCGCAGATGAGCGAGCAGGAGTACGTCGCGGCGGTGCGCAGTCTCAACCAGCTGCCCACCGGTCGGGTCACGGCCGGTCAGCAGATCGAGCTGCCGGCCGTGGAGGCCCTCGCGCGCTGACCGTGGGGCGTGCCGGTATCCTGACCGGATGCACTGCCCGTTCTGCCGCCATCCTGACTCCCGGGTCGTGGATTCGCGCACGTCCGACGACGGCGCGACCATCCGGCGCCGTCGCCAGTGCCCGAACTGCTCGCGGCGCTTCTCGACCTCCGAGACGGCCTCCCTGTCCGTGCTCAAGCGCTCCGGGGTCAGTGAACCGTTCAGTCGGACGAAGGTGATCTCCGGCGTGCGCAAGGCGTGTCAGGGGCGTCCCGTGAGCGACGACGAGCTGGCGCTGCTCGCCCAGCGGGTCGAGGAGACCATCCGCGCCAGCGGCCAGGCGGAGGTCGACGCCCACCAGGTGGGCCTGTCGATCCTCCAACCGCTGCAGGAGCTCGACCTGGTCGCCTACCTCCGGTTCGCGAGCGTCTACCAGGACTTCGACTCGCTCGAGGACTTCGAGAGCGAGATCGCCCGACTGCGGGCAGAGTCGGCGTCCGCCCGCGCCTGAGAGTCGGGCATTCCGGCTAAAGGACCATAGTTTCCGGGATTCTTCACAGATCGGTTCGAAGGGGCCGTCGGCTGTGCATAAGATATCCCTCGTGCACTCACGCAGTGCACGACCGATCGGCGGTCGCGGAGGGGAAGCCGCGGCCGCCGATCCCTGTCTCAGGAGGGCGCGATCCCCTCGGGCAGATCGCGGGAATGGACCACGCCGAGATGATGGGTCGTCCTGGTCATCGCCACGTAGAGATCGCCGGCGCCGTGGTCCTCGAGCAGCTCGGCCGGTTCGAGGACGATCACGCCGTCGAACTCCAGCCCCTTCGCCTCCTGCGCAGTCATGACGGCGACCTCGTCGTCCACGCCGGAGGATCCGGCGCCCGCCCGTGGCACGTCCTCGCGACGGTGCAGCTGCGCCAGGACCGCCTCGACGCGCTCGGCGATCGTGATCACGGCCAGCCGCCCGACATTGTCCGCGTACGCGGCAGCGACGGCCTCGGCCGTGCGCTCGGCGAGCTCGGTCGGCCCGGCCCGTTCGATGAGCGGATCGCGGTCGCCCTCTCGCACCGAGCTGACCTCGGTGACCGGCAGCCGATGCGCCTGGGCCATCGCCACGGCCCGGTCCATGATCCGCCGCGGGGTGCGGTAGTTGACGCTCAGGTGCTCGACCTGCAGCCGGTCCTGGATGTACGGGCCCAGGGCGTCGCTCCAGGACGAGGTGCCGCCGGCCGAGGAGGTCTGGGCGACGTCCCCGACCACGGTGAACGACTTCGTGGGGGCGCGCCGCATCAGGGCGCGCCAGCTCATGGGGGAGTGCTCCTGGGCCTCGTCGACCACGACGTGCCCGTAGGTCCAGCTGCGCTCGGCCGAGGCGCGCTCGGCGAGGGTGCGGCCGTCGCGGATCTGGCTGACCTGGTCGGCGAGGTCCTCGGCGCGCACGATGCCCGAGGTGTCGATGTTCTCGATGACCTTGCGGGCGTAGTCGACGTCGGCCTCCCGGCGGTCGGCGGCCTCGCGCGCCCGGGCCTCGGACGGTGCGGCGTCCTCGCCCAGCAGCTCGGCGACCTCGTCGAGCAGGGGGACGTCCTCGACGGTCCAGGGGGCGTCCTTGGCGCGGACCAGCAGATCGAGACGATCGGCGAGGGCCGGTGGCGCCGCGGCGCGCACGCGGTCCTCCCGCGCCAGCAGCACCCGCAGGAATCCCTGCGGCGTGTAGGGGAGCCAGGCGAGGTTCAGCTGACGCTTGACCTCGGGATCGTGGCGCAGGTCGGACAACAGGCCGGGACGGTCCTCGGGGACGACGGTGCTGCCGCGTGCGACAAGTGCCTCCTCATAGGCCTCGACCAGGCGGTCCATCGCGGCGCGCACGAACACGGCGCGGGCGGCGTTGTGCGGCTTGTGCGTGGCGCGGGCCTCGCGCCGGGCGGCGCGGAGAGCGTCTCGGGTCAGAGTGATCGGCGTGCCGTCGATCCGCAGCTCGATGTCGGCGGAAGGGACGATCTGGCGCTGCTTGACCGCGCGCGCGAGCAGCTCGGCCATCGCCACGTCGCCCTTGAGGCGGGCCACCTCGTCGGTGTCGTGGAGGAAGGTCTCGATGCCGGGGAACAGCTCGCCGGGGGTCAGCATGACCACGCCGGACTCCCCGAGGCTCGGCAGCACTCGCTCGATGTACCGCAGGAACCCGGGGGTCGGGGCCATGATCAGCACGCCGGTGTGCTCGAGCCGACGGCGATGGGTGTACAGCAGATAGGCCGCACGGTGCAGGGCGACGGCCGTCTTGCCGGTGCCGGGGCCGCCCTGGACCACGAGCACGCCACGGTTGGTGGAGCGGATGATGCGGTCCTGCTCCGACTGGATGGTCGCGACGATGTCGCCCATGCGCCCGGTGCGCTGGCCGGAGACCGCCGCCAGCAGGGCTCCCTCTCCCTGCAGCACCACGTCGTGGTGGTCGCCGTCGAGCACCGTCTGGTCCAGGACGTCGTCCTCGAGCCCGATCACGGTGCGTCCGCGGCTGATCAGGTGGCGGCGCAGCCGGACGTTCAGCCGGTCGGTGCTGGTGGCCTGGTAGAAGGCGGCCGCGGCGGGTGCGCGCCAGTCCACGAGGAGCTGCTCGCGATCCGCGGTGAACAGTCCGATGCGGCCGATGTAGCGGCGGGCGGCGTCGTCCGTGTCGAGCCGGCCGAAGACGACGCTGCGGGCGACGGAGCGCAGCAGGGCCAGGCGGTCCTCGTACAGCGCCATGAACGAGTCCCGTTCGGACCGGTTCTGGTGTGTCGAGGCGTGCTGCGAGGCCTGGATCCGCTCCAGATTGCCCTCGACCTGTTCGATGAGCTCATCGAGCCGCGCGTAGAGCCGGTCCGCGTAGGCCTGCTCGCGCGCGATCTCCCGGGCGATCTGCTCTTCCGCGTCGTCCACGGACCTGCCCCCTTCGACGGTTGATCCTCCCGCCGCCCAGGAGATTCCCGGGGTCGGCGAAGCACGGTGGTCCATTATGGTGGACAGGCCTGGATGCACGTGCCATCCGGGGCACCCAACCGGCCACGAGGGAGGAGACGCCGATGCGTGACCCACGTGACCTGTACCGGTACGAGGACGCCGAGGTGCTGGCGGCGGTGCCGCGCACCGGTCTGACCCTGGTCCACGCCCTGCCGGGCCTGGTCGACGCCGGCAACGCCTGCCGGATCGCCTCCACCTACCTGCGCGACGAGCTGCGGCATCTGCGGCTGGTCACCTTCGACATGGACGAGCTGCTCGACTACCGCGGCTCCCGCCCGCAGGCGGTGTTCGACGGCACTTCCTACACGAGCGTCGACATCACCGAGCTGACCCTGTCCCTCATGTACGACGAGGCCGACCGTCCGTTCCTCTTCCTCGACGGGCCGGAACCCGACCTGCAGTGGCGGCGCCTGTCCGAGGCGCTCATCGATCTGGTCGAGTTCTTCGACGTGGAGCGCGTGGTGGGCATGCAGGCGGTGCCCATGGCGGTCCCGCACACCCGTCCGATCGGGCTGATCGCCCATGCGAACGACCCCTCCCTGCTGGGGCGGCCCGGGGCGCGGCCGACGCCGGCGCCCGGCACCACCCCGGGGACCGACGGCGAGGAGGGCTCCGAGATCGTGGTGCCGGCGGCGTTCGGCGCTCTGCTCGAGCACCAGCTCGGACGCGCCGATCACCCGGCGATGGGCTACGCGGCCCAGATCCCGCACTACCTCACGCGGACCGACTTCCCGGCCGGGGCACTCGCCCTGCTGCGCCGGGTCAGCGATGCCGCCGGGCTCGACCTGCCGCTGGTGCACCTCGGCGACCTCACCGATGCGGCGACCGTCGCCCTGCAGGGGACGCTCGAGCAGAACGGGGAGGTGCGGCAGATCGTCAGCGCCCTCGAGGAGCAGTACGACTCCCTGAGCGAGGGCGGGGCCGCCTCCTCGCTGGCGACCACGATGGATCTGCCGACGGCGGACGAGATCGGCGAGCACTTCGAGCGGTTCCTCGCCGATCACGACGGCGACTGGCCGGACGATCCCCGTCAGCTGTGACCTCTCGGCGGTGCCGGTCGCGCCGAGTTGTTACTGCTTCGTGATCGCTGATCGCCGAACTCCGTGTGAACGAGGACACTGTCATGACAGAATGGCGGCGTTGCGGTGATGCAGGTCCGGCAGGACAGTCCGTCGATGGTGCCTCGGCACAGCAGTACGGCTTGCACCTGACGCCACCCGCCTCGGCGGGGGACGGCTTCACGCGGCGCCGCGATCGCGTACCGCGATCGTTGATGGACGACACAGAAGGTGACAGGTATGGCACAGGGCTCGGTCAAGTGGTTCAACGCCGAAAAGGGCTACGGATTCATCGAGATCGACGGAGGCGGCGCTGACGTCTTCGTGCATCACAGCAAGATCGACATGGACGGCTACCGCGCCCTCGACGAGGGTCAGCGCGTGGAGTTCGAGGTCAGCCAGGGTGACAAGGGGCCGCAGGCCGAGCAGGTCCGCCCTCTCTGATCCCGAGGACCCCGAGATCTCACGGGCCGGGCAGGAGCAGAAGCTCCTGCCCGGCCCGTCGTCGTCCGCGGGACGCAGCGGATCCGCGTCGAGGGCTCAGCCCTGTCCGCGGACCCGCCCGGCGCGGGCCAGCGCCTGGACCTGGGCGGGCTGCGCGAGCCGGACCGACACCGCGTCGGAGCGCAGTGCCCGATCGATCCCCGGGGGCAGTGGGCCGTCCGAGGCCAGCAGCACGCAGTTCCCGCGGCGCCTGCCCGACAGATGGGCGGGTTCGGCGATGACCCCGACGTGCGCGAACGCCGCCGAGAGGGTGGCGACCTCGCCGGCGATCAGCCCGGTCCCCGGCGGTGCTGCACAGTTGGCGAGGTAGAGCCCGCCGGGACGCAGCACCCTGGCCGCGTGCTCGGCGGCCCGCAGCGACGTCAGCGCCTCGGGCGTCGTGGCCCCCGCGAACACATCGCGCACCAGCACGTCGAAGCGGTCCTCGCGCCAGGACGCGAGTGCGTCCATCGCGTCGTCGACCCGGAGCCGCAGCTGGGGCGAGCGCGGCAGATCGAACCAGGTCCGCACCTGGTCGGCGAGCAGCTCGTCGAGCTCGACCACGATCTGCCGGGAGCGCGGATGACGCGCAGCGATCGCCCGGGGCAGCGAGCATCCGCCGCCGCCCAGATGGGCGAGCTGCGGGGCCCGGCCCTCCTCGAGGTCGAGATGGAGGTCGATGGCCAGCAGCATCCACCGCATGTACTCGAACACGAGATGCTCGGGGTCCGGGTGCAGGTGCGAGGAGGGCACGCCGTTGACGTCGAGCAGGACGGAACCGTCGTTCTCGAGCGTGAGGCGGGCGGTCCCTGTGGAGATCGGGATCTGGGCACCGAGCGGACCGAGGTGCTCGAAAGGGGCGTGGCGCACACGCTCGCGACGGGGCATCGCCCCACTCTAGGAGACTCTCTGAGGCCAGGCCGCGACCTTCCTCCCCAGCCCCTCCCCGTCCACCGCGGGCCCCCGCCCCGTTCGTCCGTCGGACCTGGCGCCTAGCGTTTCGGGCATCAGCAGTCGAGGCGTTCCTGCCCCCGGACGGGCGGCGGGGCCCACAGAGGGAGGAGCAGCGATGGCCACGACGACGTCCCGCCGCCGGGGGCAGGCCCGGGAGCTCCCCGCCGACGCCCGCGGCCTCCGCCTGCGGCTCGCGCACCTCGACCAGGACCAGGCGGACCTGGACCGGGCCCGCACCCTGCTCCGCCAGGGGAGCGACGTCGCGGCGAGCGATCCCCGCGAGGCCTTCGAGCTCGTGCACCGGGCAGCGCTGAGGGGCGCCGGAATCCTCGTCGCCCGGGCCAATCGCGACCGTCGACGCCGGCTCCCGCTGAACGTCTGGACCGCGCTGGAGAGGCTCGGTGGTGAGGAGGCCGAGCGGGCGAGCGCCCTCCCGCCGCTGGTGGCCGAGCGCGCGCGACTGGACCGCGACCCCTCGGCGCGTCCCGACCCGCGGCTGCTCGACGAGCACCTGCGGGACACCGGCCGGCACCTCGACGAGGTCTCCCGGCGTCTGGTCGCGGAGCTGCCGGAGCACGTCACCTCCCTGGCCGGATGACCTCCTCGGCCCGCCGGCCCGCCAGCCCGTGCCAGGTACAGTGCCAGCACGAAGGAGGTGCCGATGGACGCACGCACGGGCACGGGATCCCCACCGGAGGTCCCCGGAATCCTCCACCTGGACATGGATGCCTTCTTCGCCTCCGTCGAGGTGCGCGACGACCCGGGTCTGCGAGGCCTTCCTGTGGTCGTGGGGGGAGCAGGGGCCCGGGGCGTGGTGGCGGCTGCCAGCTATCCCGCCCGCACCCGGGGGATCCGCTCGGCGATGCCGATGGCGACGGCGCGGCGCCTGGCCCCGGACCTCGTCATCGTCCCGCCGCGGGGCGGGCACTACCGCGAGATCTCCGCACAGGTGATGGAGATCCTCGGCTCCGTCGTCGCCGAGGTCGAGCAGATCAGCGTCGACGAGGCCTTCCTCGACGTGCGGGGAGCGCGCCGGCTGTTCGGCGAGCCCGAGCAGATCGCCGCGCTGCTGCGACGGACGATCAGGGAGGAGCTCGACCTGCCCAGCTCCGTGGGCGGCTCGGTCTCGCGCGCGGTCGCCAAGATCGCCTCGGCGCAGGCCAAACCCGACGGCCAGCTGATCGTCCCGGCGGCGCGCACCGCCGAGTTCCTGGCGCCGCTGCCGGTCTCCGCGGTCTCCGGGATCGGCCCCAAGGCCGTCGCCGGCCTCGAACGGTTTGGTGTGCACACCATCGGCCAGATCCGCGAGATCCCGTCTTCCGCGCTCGCCCGCGCCCTCGGCCCCCGCGCGCCGGAGATCGCGCACCTCGCCGACGGCAGCGACCGCACCGGACTGGGGCACCGGGTGCGCGACAAGTCCTTGGGCACGGAACGCACCTGGGACGAGGACCTCACCGACGCCGACGAGGTGCGCCGCCGCATCACGGTGATGGCCGACGACGTCGCCCGGCAGCTGCGCCGCGGGGAGCTGGTCGCCCGCACCGTGGTGCTCAAGCTGCGCAGTCCGGACGGGACCACCATCACTCGCTCCTCCACCCTGGACCAG from Brachybacterium sacelli includes the following:
- a CDS encoding HelD family protein; its protein translation is MDDAEEQIAREIAREQAYADRLYARLDELIEQVEGNLERIQASQHASTHQNRSERDSFMALYEDRLALLRSVARSVVFGRLDTDDAARRYIGRIGLFTADREQLLVDWRAPAAAAFYQATSTDRLNVRLRRHLISRGRTVIGLEDDVLDQTVLDGDHHDVVLQGEGALLAAVSGQRTGRMGDIVATIQSEQDRIIRSTNRGVLVVQGGPGTGKTAVALHRAAYLLYTHRRRLEHTGVLIMAPTPGFLRYIERVLPSLGESGVVMLTPGELFPGIETFLHDTDEVARLKGDVAMAELLARAVKQRQIVPSADIELRIDGTPITLTRDALRAARREARATHKPHNAARAVFVRAAMDRLVEAYEEALVARGSTVVPEDRPGLLSDLRHDPEVKRQLNLAWLPYTPQGFLRVLLAREDRVRAAAPPALADRLDLLVRAKDAPWTVEDVPLLDEVAELLGEDAAPSEARAREAADRREADVDYARKVIENIDTSGIVRAEDLADQVSQIRDGRTLAERASAERSWTYGHVVVDEAQEHSPMSWRALMRRAPTKSFTVVGDVAQTSSAGGTSSWSDALGPYIQDRLQVEHLSVNYRTPRRIMDRAVAMAQAHRLPVTEVSSVREGDRDPLIERAGPTELAERTAEAVAAAYADNVGRLAVITIAERVEAVLAQLHRREDVPRAGAGSSGVDDEVAVMTAQEAKGLEFDGVIVLEPAELLEDHGAGDLYVAMTRTTHHLGVVHSRDLPEGIAPS
- a CDS encoding spermidine synthase, with product MPRRERVRHAPFEHLGPLGAQIPISTGTARLTLENDGSVLLDVNGVPSSHLHPDPEHLVFEYMRWMLLAIDLHLDLEEGRAPQLAHLGGGGCSLPRAIAARHPRSRQIVVELDELLADQVRTWFDLPRSPQLRLRVDDAMDALASWREDRFDVLVRDVFAGATTPEALTSLRAAEHAARVLRPGGLYLANCAAPPGTGLIAGEVATLSAAFAHVGVIAEPAHLSGRRRGNCVLLASDGPLPPGIDRALRSDAVSVRLAQPAQVQALARAGRVRGQG
- the nrdR gene encoding transcriptional regulator NrdR, which translates into the protein MHCPFCRHPDSRVVDSRTSDDGATIRRRRQCPNCSRRFSTSETASLSVLKRSGVSEPFSRTKVISGVRKACQGRPVSDDELALLAQRVEETIRASGQAEVDAHQVGLSILQPLQELDLVAYLRFASVYQDFDSLEDFESEIARLRAESASARA
- a CDS encoding SAV_6107 family HEPN domain-containing protein → MATTTSRRRGQARELPADARGLRLRLAHLDQDQADLDRARTLLRQGSDVAASDPREAFELVHRAALRGAGILVARANRDRRRRLPLNVWTALERLGGEEAERASALPPLVAERARLDRDPSARPDPRLLDEHLRDTGRHLDEVSRRLVAELPEHVTSLAG
- a CDS encoding cold-shock protein, producing MAQGSVKWFNAEKGYGFIEIDGGGADVFVHHSKIDMDGYRALDEGQRVEFEVSQGDKGPQAEQVRPL
- a CDS encoding PAC2 family protein, translated to MRDPRDLYRYEDAEVLAAVPRTGLTLVHALPGLVDAGNACRIASTYLRDELRHLRLVTFDMDELLDYRGSRPQAVFDGTSYTSVDITELTLSLMYDEADRPFLFLDGPEPDLQWRRLSEALIDLVEFFDVERVVGMQAVPMAVPHTRPIGLIAHANDPSLLGRPGARPTPAPGTTPGTDGEEGSEIVVPAAFGALLEHQLGRADHPAMGYAAQIPHYLTRTDFPAGALALLRRVSDAAGLDLPLVHLGDLTDAATVALQGTLEQNGEVRQIVSALEEQYDSLSEGGAASSLATTMDLPTADEIGEHFERFLADHDGDWPDDPRQL
- the lexA gene encoding transcriptional repressor LexA, whose translation is MTPSTPQPIRSRGDAPADPATAGLTRRQRLVLETINDAIADHGYPPTMREIGDAVGLTSSSSVSHQLQALERKGFLRRDPKRPRAMEVVMPEDDGAPAPVPVPDIAPESVTVPVVGRIAAGVPITAEEQVEDVFTLPSRLVGDGNLFLLQVVGDSMIDAAICDGDWVVVRSQQAAEKGEIVAAMIDGEATVKTFVQRDDHVWLMPHNPAFAPILGDHAEILGKVVAVLRAV
- the dinB gene encoding DNA polymerase IV produces the protein MDARTGTGSPPEVPGILHLDMDAFFASVEVRDDPGLRGLPVVVGGAGARGVVAAASYPARTRGIRSAMPMATARRLAPDLVIVPPRGGHYREISAQVMEILGSVVAEVEQISVDEAFLDVRGARRLFGEPEQIAALLRRTIREELDLPSSVGGSVSRAVAKIASAQAKPDGQLIVPAARTAEFLAPLPVSAVSGIGPKAVAGLERFGVHTIGQIREIPSSALARALGPRAPEIAHLADGSDRTGLGHRVRDKSLGTERTWDEDLTDADEVRRRITVMADDVARQLRRGELVARTVVLKLRSPDGTTITRSSTLDQPTASGERLREHVVALWERERHRLRRIRLAGVRATHLEPEASTPYQHELTARSGQWRDLEAAMDRAVDRFGTTSLSRGSTLSGAPGTAQRTDAPSPSEHDRP
- a CDS encoding ATP-dependent DNA helicase; this encodes MTTATAHQAAPGAADIQLSTLMDAAVSAIGGTRRPGQQAMAEAVETAMSGGRHLLVQAGTGTGKSLGYLVPALRHALVSRRPVVISTATIALQTQIVRKDLPRLVESLAPHLPRTPTFALLKGRANYLCRHKLDGGYPVDIDPGALFAEAAADPARGGSERLGDQVRRLREWAEETESGDRDSLEDPVADRAWRQVSVTGSQCLGGTCPMVESCFAERSREIAREVDIVVTNHALLAIDAFDSHGIIPDHDVVVFDEAHDLTGRVTGAVTEVLTPGMLRGTVRELRSLGVAAIALDDASEELRESLELAPDGRVLGDLPERLADAIGQLRVQARTAHSDAKDAGEDGSAATAGTRKTVRANLQEIIDVCERLTAPGEDDVVSVSHSQATGRSSIQVAPLSVAAAMRGAILEDRTAVLTSATLALGGHFEPAAGEVGLARADRTGEDQVPPGDDAGAWAGLDVGSPFAYPRQGILYMARHLPQPGRDGPSPAMLDHLTDLVEASRGGALCLFSSRRGAELAAEHVRARLDLTIEVQGEDSMANLVRKFRDDEDASLFGTLTLWQGVDVSGRSLRLVTIDRIPFPRPDDPLTSARQERIGRRGGNGFMAVSAQHAALLLAQGAGRLIRTDEDRGMVAVLDPRLATARYGGFLREAMPPLWPTADPEVALGALRRLAEA
- a CDS encoding LysM peptidoglycan-binding domain-containing protein, producing the protein MPTETAPVLPFPQHHDQRDAQPSRADVRLEPTRRGRALLTLVAFLLGLLVAGTLLLVLDVPTALAGSEPEHPVTVTVEAGDTLWGYAEQFAPAQMSEQEYVAAVRSLNQLPTGRVTAGQQIELPAVEALAR